The DNA window GATGTGGCGATGCGTTTGATGTAGCCTTGGTGAGACACGGTCACAACCATGTTCTCTTCGGCGATCAGGTCTTCAATCTCTAAATCCGCGGCCGCGTTCACGATTTGGGTGCGGCGCGCGTCGCCAAAACGCTCTTGAATTTTGAGAATTTCCTCTTTCATGATTTCCATCTGAAGAGTTGGCGTATTCAAAATTCCATTAAAGAATTCAATGTCTTTCAATAACTGGTTGAATTCGTCTTCCAGTTTCTGGCGTTCGAGGCCGATCAAACGCTGCAGTTGCATTTCGAGGATGGCTTTCGCCTGAATTTCTGATAATTCAAACCGCGCCATCAATCCGTCCATCGCTTCCTGACGGTCTTGCGACTTACGGATCAGTTCAACGATTTCATCAATATTATCGACGGCGATGCGCAGGCCTTCGACGATGTGCATACGCGCTTCGGCTTTGGCGAGATCATACTCCGTGCGTCGCACGATGATTTCGCGGCGGTGATTGACGAAGTGCTCAATCAATTCGCGCAACGTAAAGTATTGCGGACGATTATCAATCAAGCCGAGAAGGATAATGCCGAAGGTGGACTGCATACGCGTGTTTTTATAGAGTTGGTTGAGAATAACCTCGAAGTTTTCGTTGCGCTTCAGCTCCACCACAACGCGCATTCCATCGCGGTCAGACTCATCGCGAATATCGGAAATGCCTTCGATTCTTTTATTGCGAACCAAGGCGGCGATTTCTTCCACCAACCGGGCTTTATTCACCATATAAGGGATTTCAGTAATGACGATTGCGTCTTTGCTTTGAGTCAACTGCTCACGGTGGGTCATGGCGCGCATGATGACGCGCCCGCGCCCCGTGGAGTACGCTTCGGCGATGCCCGCGCGACCGCAGATGTAAGCGCCCGTCGGAAAATCGGGGCCAGTGATGTGCTTCATTAGGCCGCCGGTGTCGATCTCCGGGTCTTCGATAAATGCAACCACGGCGTTGATGACTTCGTTGATATTGTGTGGAGGAATGTTGGTCGCCATACCGACTGCAATGCCTGATGCGCCGTTCACCAGTAAATTGGGAATTTCAGACGGTAAGATGGCAGGTTCCTGCATTTGCCCGTCAAAGTTGGGCATGAAATCAACGGTATCTTTTTCAATATCGGTCAGCAGGGTTTCCGCAATCGAAGACAAGCGGGCTTCGGTATACCGCATCGCTGCTGCGTTATCGCCATCGACCGAACCGAAGTTACCCTGCCCGTCTACCAATGGATAGCGGTAAGAGAAATTCTGCGCCATACGAACCAAGGTGTCATAAATCGCCGAGTCGCCGTGGGGGTGATATTTACCCATGGTTTCACCGACGATACGAGCGGACTTTTTGTAGGAAGAGCGGTGGGACAGCCCTAATTCGCGCATTGCATACACGATGCGGCGTTGAACCGGCTTGAGGCCGTCGCGGACATCCGGCAAAGCGCGTTGGACGATAACCGACATCGCATAACTGATATACGACGTCTTCATTTCGTCTTCTATATTGATGGGTTTAATACGCTCATTTTGGCTGTACATGCCTGTAAGACTCCGTCAGGGTAAAATTGGGCGCGGTTTGGTTTGCAGGGATACGGTTTAAGGAAAGGACGCGGATTTTCCGCTGGTACGAAAAAGACTTGCTACTTTTGTGTATCCTCAACCGTATCCGTGTTACTACACGGATCATCATTCAACCGGTCGCGCCGGATTTCATTAAATAGAATAGCTTCAATAGTATAGGGTGGTTCTCAGTTTTTAGCAATCCTATTAGACCGCCAGACGCGAAGGCGTTAAATGGAAGAAAATAGACGGTTTTGCAAATATCATTTGCTATACGGTGATGTTTATGCGATGATTCCGCCCCGGTCAAAATATCAATATAGTGAATATGTGAATCGTAATGATGAATCCAAAGGCTAGAACTCTTCTACTGTATTCTTGCTTGACTGCGTTTTTTTTAGGAACCAACGCCGGGGTTGCCGCATTGCCTGGATATGAAGGCGAGACAGCAAAATTCTTGTCATTCATTGTTGAAACCCACCAGAAAGAAACTTCAACCAAAGGAGAACACAACGAACAATCCCTTTGGCAGGAAGTTTTTCTCAATCTTGAGACGAGCAAGGGAGTGACTCGCGTCGTATACGGCCCGAAGCGCCCCGTCGATTTCACGCAACCAAATATCGTGGTACTGCTCAGCGGCAACGAAGCCACGCAGATTGACCATGATAAAAAGCAAGTGTTTATTGACAGCATTCAGCCAACGCACCAAGACGGTTCTGCGTTTCTCTACGCAGGCCGCCTACATCACGGCGTCAGCCTGGCTTCTGTCGTGAAATCCCTGTCTCACTCTCCCATTCAACACGAAAAAATCTATACGCTCAGCGCTCCGTATTTTAATTCTGAAATCGAAATCTCACTGGACCGCGACCAGCGCGTCATCGCGATTGAAGAAGGAGAGCGTTCTTACCAGTTTCAATGGAACCAACTGGCAGAGAGTGAATTTGAATACGTCGAATCGCTTCATGTCGTTTATGATTTTGGGTTCCGCCGAATCGAAATCAACGAGTGGGTGCGCGAATGCAAAGCCTACCCCGAACTGCCCAACCAGTTCTTCCAATATGAATGGCCGAATGATTACTCCGTACGCGACCTGAGAAAGAAACCCGCCCCCCCATTAACCCTTTCCAATTAAGCCTAGCTCATAGATACTATGTACGGCTTTTTTAAACGGAAATCAGTTAAATAGAATCTGAATACACTTGGCGGGAGGAACGATCATGCGCAGTACGCCTATCGGCATCGCGATGCTGAACGATGAGCGGGAACACGTCTATACCCAAAACAATCCGGTAAACATGGAAGTCGTCCAAAACTGGACGGACTTCATTCGCAAACGAGTGAAAAACATTGATGGTTCGGCGCCGGAAGTCGTGGCCGCCAGCGAAATCATCGTTGACACGCGCAGCGCGCAACGAATCGGCGAGGAACTATCACGCGCCAATTGCAAGCAAGTCATTATGCTCTATAACGTATGGAACTTTCCGTTCCTGGCGTGGCCGTTTCTCAATAGCCTGGGTGATGTGCCCGTGTTGAGCCTGTCGAACAACAATGGCGCCTTTCCTGGCAACGTCGGCTTGCTCGCGACAGACGGCGGGCTTCGCCAAGCGGGCAAGCGTACGCACCGCATCGTCGGCGATTTGAAAGATAAAAAGACCCAACGCCGCGTGATTGATTGGGTGCGCGCCAGCCAGGCCGTCACCACCATACACAACGAAGTGTTTGGACTCTACGGCGGTCATTCGATGGGTATGGAAACCGGTTTCGCCCACTTAACCCCGACGCTGAAATCACTGGGCTGCACCATTCGTCAGATCGACCAGCTATGGTTGGTCAAAGTGATGGAAACCGTCGATCAAGATGAAGTGCGAAAAGGCCGCGAGTGGTATGAGTCGCTGCTGGGCGACCGTATGCTCTATGACGGCAACATGCTGACGCCCCAAACCCTCGAAACCCAAATCAGCCTCTACCTCGCCATGAAACAAGTCAACGAAGAAAAAGGCTTCGACTTCTGCGGCCTCAAAGGCCAACGCGAAATGACCGAACACGTCTGCCTGGGCGACGTACCGGAAATGATCCTCAACGACCCCTACGATTGGAACGGCCCCAAAGAATCCATGGTCTGCTCGACCGAAGCCGACTTCTACGCAGCGGTGACCATGCAGATGATGAAGTACATCACCGGCGGCCTGCCCACGTTGTTTATGGACGTGCGCCTCTATCATCCCAAACTCGACCTGTGGGATTGGTGCAACTCCGGCAACCACTCGAGCTACTTCGCCGAACGCAGCATGAAGCCGGAAAAGAACTTCAAGAAGATTACCTTCCACCCTGCGTTGGAATATTACTTCAAAGCGGGCGGCGCCTCGGTCGAGTTCGACGCCGCGCCGGGACAGATGACCTTTGCGCGACTTGGCCTCTGGGACGAAAAACCCTACATGGTGATCGTCAAAGGCGAGTCGGTAAAACTGCCCGCCAAAGACCGCAAAAAACTTAACGACCAAACCAACCCGACCTGGCCGCACGTTCATGCGCGGTTAGAATGCGACTTTGAAGAGTTCACCAGCGTATTTCCCTGTAACCACGTGCTGGGCGTTGAAGGCGACCAAGTACAGCCGCTGGTATACTTATGTGAAATCTCCGGCATTCAGCCGGTCGTGTTAGGAAAATCCGCCAAAGGGTTCTACCCGCCCATTTGGGAACGAGTGAAATAAACGAATGACGATTGACTTACAACAGATAACAGACCTGGGCCTTCGCGGGGACATGGTTCCCCGCGAATTGTCTCAGGCTTTACTCGAAGACGAGGGGCCCGACGTCTTGCCGATGGCGCAAGCAGCAGGCCAAGTGCGAATGGCGACCTTTGGTCGCAAGGTCAAACTGCACCAGATCAACAACATCCAGAACGGGCTGTGTCCCGAAGACTGCGGTTACTGCGGACAGTCAAAAATTTCCGATGCGCCGCTCAATAAATATCCAATTAAGTCCGAAGACGAAATCGTCGAAGAAGCCCACGCCGCCAAAGCGCGCGGGGCGTACCGCTACTGCATGGTCGCCAGTGGGCGCGGCCCGACGGATAACCGTATCGACCAGCTCGCGCACACCGTTAAACGTATCAACCAGGAAGTCGGCATCCGCACCTGCCTGTCTGTCGGCATCGTCTCAAAAAAACATGCGCAGGTTCTTCGCGACGCGGGCTTGGACCGCCTCAACCACAACTTAAACACCAGCGCCAATCACACGCCTAACATCGTCACCACCCATACCTATGACGACCGCATTCAAACCCTGCGCGACGCGAAATCGTGCGGGTTGGAAATTTGCAGCGGCATCATCACTGGAATGGGCGAAAGCAACCAGGATATTCTTGACGTTGCCTATGAACTGCGCGACTTGGACGCGCGTTCGATTCCCATTAATTTTTTAATCCCGATTCCAGGCAATCCCCTGTATGACTTTAACCAACTCTCGCCAATTCGGTGCCTGAAAATTTTGTGCGTGTTTCGCTTTATCAATCCGACTGCGGAAATCCGCATCGGCGGCGGGCGCGAAGGCCACTTGCGCAGCCTGCAAGCGCTGGCGCTGTATCCCGCCAACTCACTATTCATTGAAGGCTACCTGGTGACGCGCGGCGACAAAGTCGACAAAACCATTCAAATGATCACAGACGCAGGGTTTGAAATAGACGGTGATATTGACGTAGACGCAGACATCAGCAGCGCCGAAAAATACCAGATTGATCAAGACCCCAATATTTTAAATCCCAAAACGACAGTTACTGGCTAATTGTTCGTATATAATGAAGCAGAAGCCATCTCATAAACATTCACTTTGGAGGGATATTACGTCCCTTTAAAATACATAAGCCAATTCAGGCATGGGTGCATCTCTGGGAGCGCCTGTGCGAAGTGGCCTGAAAGCCCGCACTGAAGCGAGCAAAGATGTACCCATGCCATCCATACTCGATAATTTTTTTTGAGATGGCTTTTAAAGGAGCCGGTCATGAGCGAACGATGCATCTGGGGAAAGATAGTCCGCATTCTGGATGAGCAGCGTATTTTGGTCAACATTGGCTTTGAACATGGCGTTGAGCCTGGAGACCGTTTTCATATCTTAGAGATTGGCGATGAAATTCAAGACCCGGAAAGCAACCAAGCGCTTGGTCAACTACAACTGGTCAAAGCCGAAGTCGCGGCGGTGCACGTGCAAGAAAAACTGACGCTGATGATGCCGCTCAGTGAACAGCAAATTCGCCCCGATTCTGTTTTGTCGGCAACCCTGGCCAACACGTCATCGCTCAGCCACGCGCCGATTGAATCCAACCGGGGCCGTCTGAATGTGAAGCCAAACCAGATTCATGGACGCGAGATGATCTCCGCGATTGGGACGGGCGATCCGGTTCGTTCCGTCTTCACGAAAAAATAGCGTTCGTACGCTCCGGCTAATCCGGCAAGCGCTTGATGCGCAGATTTTTGAAATACACCGACTTCTTATAATCGTTGCGTTGGATGGCAATATGCCCGGCGTCGCTGCGGCCTGTCAGCGCTTCAATATTGTACAGGTTTACGCCGTCCTGAATGACGACGCCGTTTACTTTCACCCAGACGCGACCATCTTGATAGCGAATCTCATACGCGTCCCATGAGCCAATCGGCCCGCGCGGATCGCTCAATGGCTTAGCGTAGCGCTCAATCGCCCCGTTTGATTTGTTTGTGAGCGGCTCCCCAAACTTCGCATCCAGTTGAATCTCTACCCGGTCTTTGCGCTTAAAAATATCTTTATTGGGCGTATGAATTAAGACGCCGCTGTTGCCTTTGGGATCAAACCTGGCGTCAAACCGTAAAATGAAATTAGAAAAGCTCTTCTTTGAGATCACCGCCCAATAGTCCCACCCGCCGACTTTTAATACGCCGCCCGGTTCAATTTTCGGCCCCGCTTTCTCGAGGCCTTGAATGATCCAGCCGCCAGGATGCGTTGTGTTGAATTCATCGAATAAAGGCTCAAAACCTTCTTCGCCGCCAGTCACAGACTCAGCGCTTTTCGTCTCAATCTGATTGAGCGTTTCATCGGACGGCGCATCCGTAAGAATTGGCTGTGAGTCTCCCTGCTTTTTCTCGAAACCATCTGCCTCTGTATTTTCAGCAGCCTGATCCAACAATTTTTTTTCCGGCCCGCTCAATTGTTCTTCTTCGACTTGCCGGGTGGTTCCATCCGCATGAATGATAAAAATCATCCGCTTCGACGATTGCTTCTTTTCGATTTCGCCAATTGTGTTTGATAAATCAATGATTGCATCTTTCAGCATGTTAATCTGCTGAGACTGATCAATCACCGCGTTACGAAAATCGTCCAGGTCGAATGCCTCTTCAATATCGGGCGCGTCAGTATTTGAAGCATTTCTATTTTGCGGGTCGATAAATAGGAACACGCAAATCGCTGCAAGCAAAATAAAATTCAATGATATTCCAGCAATCAGTAATGGTTTTTGCATGGTCGTTCTCCCCGTTTCGTCTGTGCTATTCATTATAAATCGAAGTTAAATCGACATTAACTAATTTTTTTCTGGCAGTGAGACCTGAACAGCCGCAGAATAGGGAAATTCTTGCAAATCACGCAATCGAAAAATCAAGTGGTCTTCCGGCGGCGTGATTTGGGTGAGATCAATCTCGTTGTATGCAATTATATCAAGTTCAATTTCAGAGAGTTGCTTGCTTTCCTCGCTAAATGCCCGCCCATAGAGATAGATTCCAGTCACCTTCAAGCGTTGCTTAAAAATCTCAGGCCGTATCGACAAATCCAGTTTGATCGCCAATTGCGCTTTACGGCGATGTAGCCGCTTTAATAAAGCCTGTTTTTTTTCAAGAACCGCCATCATGCTCTTCATCGTATCAATTCGTTTCTAAAATGGGTTACAGTTGAGAATTCATTCTGGTTTTGAGTTACAAAAAAATGTTCTCCAACTACATAACTTCTATATATACAACCAATTACAAAAAACACACACAAAGCGTATCTCTGGCATAATTTTTGCAAAACCATACTAAATCAGTCGGAAATCAAAGACCTTTAGTAAAAGAAGCGCGACCATGTATCCTAACATAAACAAAAATCGCTATATAAGCCAATTATTGATTGTTTTATCTGTTTTAGGTTTTTGTTTTATTTGTCTTGCGATTTTGCAAGAAATGAATTTTCTCCATAGAATCGTAAGGAATATTGTAGATTTAATCTTTGCATTATTCGTATATATCTTTTTCTGCAACTTTTTTTCCCGATTTGAATGGTCAAAAAAAGCAAAACTTCTCAGTTTAATTCCAATTGGACTTATCACAATTGATTGTTTACTGAATATCGTGCATAGCATTTCGGCGTTTGATGAAATTCCTGTATTGGGGAAAAATAGCTCTTTCGCAAGAATGTTTGATGAATCATTTCTTATCTTAACGATTCTTTCGCTTCTTGCTTTTTTCACATACCTGATTTCTGAACTCGAACACACACGGCTCGCCTTTGTCGAACAAAGCAAAAACCTCAAGAGTGAAATCGACCGTCGGCAACGAATTGAAAAACGTCGTCGCCATGAACAGCAAGATGAAATTGTGGGACAGTTAGCCGGAGGTATTGCGCACGAGTTTAATAACATCCTCACCATTATCATTGGCAATCTCTCAATCGCTGTCTGCCATGTTGAGGAAAAACACCGTTCCTACTTAGACAAATCTCTAGCCTCAGCAGAACGCGCTTCTGATTTGGTGAGTGAACTCTTGTCCTTCAGCCGCCGGGAACAAATGGAATTTAGCCAAGTCCAACTTGAAAATATTCTCGAACAATATTGTAAAATTGCAAATCAAGATGTGGACAAGACAATTCAAATCCAATTTAACAATGAACCCAACCTTCCTCCAATCAACGCCAATGAGAGCAAAATCTTCTTAATCTTGATGCAACTCACGCGGAATGCAAACGAAGCCATTCTTGCGAAGCGCAAACAAAATCTTTTTCAAGAAGGAGAACAAGGGATTATTTTATTTGATCTTAAAAGGGTAACGGTCACCCAGGATGATATAAACCACATGTCGCTTTTGAAAGAAGGCTCCTATATCGTCTTAACCATTCGCGATAATGGAATTGGCATCTCAAAAGAAAACCAAAGCCGATTATTTCTCCCGTTTTTCACAACGAAAGAAGTGGGAGAAGGCGTAGGTCTTGATCTCGCGGAAGTAAAGGGAACCGTCGAGCAACACAATGGCTCGATCCGTTTCTCAAGTCAGGAAAATGTGTTCACTGAGTTTAAAATATTTTTCCCCGCAGAGGATCAATAAGTTGCATCCAATCAGTAAAGAGAAATTAAAAAATCAAATTGTCCGTACGGTAATGACTTATTTCATCACAAAGACAGACTGCAACGCGAACGAACCTCCGCCAACCGCAAAACGAAAATCCGCCGCTCCATTTTCGCGATTGACAAACCGCGCGTCTTCTAATGAAATTTCGCGCGTAACCCATTTTTTGGTTTGAGTACATTCCACCCGAACGGCCATTTTATAGGCGCCGTTTAACGTCGCGCTTGAATCATGCGAGTCATACTCAAGCGCATGCCAGACAAAGCCGTCATCATAATAGGTGTACTTCACCTGAATGGGAGTTTTCACATCATACGCAAAAGGATCGGCGATTGAGAAATACATGTACCCATTTGCGGCCTCGACCGTCTTGATGCAATACTCGTCAGCATATCGCGCGCGCTTGACCGGCCCATCCGTTTGCCCGCGAACCAGCCAAATGCCCTTCTCTTCTATCGGGCTGCCAAGACGGATTGAAACCGTATCCTCATTGGCAAATTCACTGCCCTGTTGTGATGGAGGCCGAGGAACTGGATCAGGGTATTTGAGAGAGAATCGTTGATTGCCGCTGTCTCCCTTTTTAAACCGTTTGACATATTCGCTTGTTAACTCGATGTATTGACTTCCATATTCACGGGACTCACAGATGCTGGTCCCTTCGTGCATTTCGTTCCAGGTTTCGATCAATACAATATTGGCAGAGTTGTCGAGTATTTTCTCCCAACCCCAACGATAGAAGTTCCCATTTTCTCGCTTGCGTATAGGCGTCGAACGCCCGGGAACGGCAGAGTCGTTGTATCCAGCGCCAATCTGCACGACGTTGTCGAAGAAATAGGGGCCGCTTAAAGCCGCGCCCCACTGCGTGGTTGCGTCAGAGCCTTGGGCCCAAGACATATCGCGGATGATATAAGGACGAACGCCGTGGAAATCCCGCTCGAAGTTTTCATAAACATAGTCATACAAAGTCGCGTCATGGTTTTTAGAAAAAGCCGCGCCGTATAAAACCACGAGAGGCTTCCCCTCGACGGTCGCCCAATGACGGGGATGGATCTGAAAATAAAAATCACGTATGGTGCGGTAAAAAATATCTTTGCCGACGTTGGTTCGGAGATCATACTTTTCGGTGCGGTTTAACTCGCCGCGCGTACTCGGCAACAGCGTGCTCGTATCATAAAATAATCCAATTTTGATCGGTTGTTTTCTCTCTTGAATGCGGCGGTCAGCGGCAAGTTGCAAGGGGGCAAGCCCCTCGACGCTGAAGGAGACGTCAGGTTTGAAATAATTGTCCGGCGTTCCCCAATAAACCGGCAGGATGAAATCTAATCCAGCGTCGGCGCAATCATCGAGTTGTTCCGCATGCCAGGCGGCGTCCCGATACGAAACGGATTCAGGTTTCACAAAATGGTCTTGAAGAATATCGACCGTCTGCGCCGCATCCTGGTAAAAATGGTGCTTGGGATAATCATACCAATAGAAATAATGCGTCCCGACAATCTTCTGTTCTAATGAATAAGAGCTGCGTTGAGCAATTTCTCCGGGACTCCACGCTGGGCGAAAGTCTTGAGAACTCGCTGAAATCGTGACCGCAAAGACACACAGAAAAACGTTAACTAAACGCATGAGAGTCCCCCCAGGACGCATAACACGAGATTACGCGTTATCTTTATCGCTCTTTTCAATAATGTGAGTGATCGAAGATTTTTGGATTTCGATTTTGGTATCTTCGTTGATTTTGATGGCGGCAACATCTCCCTTGATACCGATGAGAGTCGCGTAGATGCCGCCTGCGGTGATGAGGCGGTCGCCTTTTTTCAACTGGTTGATTTTTTGTTCATGTTTTTCGCGTTGCTTTTGTTGCGGGCGAATCAAAAGAAAATAGAATATAAAGAAACAGATACTCAACGGCATCAACATCTGCATAATCGAAGTCATACCACCTGCTTGTTCGGTACCCATGTTGAAACTCCTTGGGGTTCAATAAGAATAGGCCGGTTTACCGGGAATTTTCTTGTCCGTAGGAAACATGAAACCAGCGCAAAAGAGTATAGGTTGAGAAGTGTCTCTTACAAAGAGTTTTAGGGATTGACGGTTCCGTGCGCGAGGATAAGATTATCAACATTGGCCCGTAGACGAATGGTAAAGTCACCGGATTTTGGTTCCGGAGTTTGTAGGTTCAACTCCTACCGGGCCAGTACCTATCTCCCCTATCAAAACCCACTCTTTAAACTGTATTCGGTTCTATTTATTTTTCACTTTCACAAGAAACATATACTCCTATCTAATTTAGATGTGTGCAAAAAAATAGTCAAACAGAAAACTTATCAAACCTTGGCTTGGTGATAAGATCACTGCGTTTACCATCGTGCCCAGCGCAGTGCTTGCACAACGAGGACACGCCGCGCCAATGCCATCGTCAAACCGGACTTCCATAACGGCTGGTCGCTGTAATTTTGGCTTGAGTTGATACGGATTGAGGTTGTTGCTGAAGGAAGTGTATTAAGAGGTGAGAGGTTGGCTATAATGCGGAAAACGGTTATCTCTGATAAGAAATAACCGTCAAATGCTGCATGCGATTCTTTGTTTCGCACCTAAATGGGTAGGCATATTATTTTGATTTCAGGCGATAATATCGTTCGCTTCCAAGAATTTTTCGCACCCAAAACCCTGCGTGCTCTGGCCGGAATATTGCGAGGGGATTATGCGACAGGCCTTTCCAAATGAGTTGCCACCCGACCGTTT is part of the Candidatus Hinthialibacter antarcticus genome and encodes:
- the gyrA gene encoding DNA gyrase subunit A → MYSQNERIKPINIEDEMKTSYISYAMSVIVQRALPDVRDGLKPVQRRIVYAMRELGLSHRSSYKKSARIVGETMGKYHPHGDSAIYDTLVRMAQNFSYRYPLVDGQGNFGSVDGDNAAAMRYTEARLSSIAETLLTDIEKDTVDFMPNFDGQMQEPAILPSEIPNLLVNGASGIAVGMATNIPPHNINEVINAVVAFIEDPEIDTGGLMKHITGPDFPTGAYICGRAGIAEAYSTGRGRVIMRAMTHREQLTQSKDAIVITEIPYMVNKARLVEEIAALVRNKRIEGISDIRDESDRDGMRVVVELKRNENFEVILNQLYKNTRMQSTFGIILLGLIDNRPQYFTLRELIEHFVNHRREIIVRRTEYDLAKAEARMHIVEGLRIAVDNIDEIVELIRKSQDRQEAMDGLMARFELSEIQAKAILEMQLQRLIGLERQKLEDEFNQLLKDIEFFNGILNTPTLQMEIMKEEILKIQERFGDARRTQIVNAAADLEIEDLIAEENMVVTVSHQGYIKRIATSVYRRQLRGGRGINAMNTKDEDFVEFLFIASTHHYILFFTDRGRLHWLKVYELPETGRASKGKAMVNLLQLEKGESVTAMVPVADFVEGRYVLMATLKGVIKKTELTAFSHPRKGGINAIGLDDGDKLLSVWLTTGDDQVIIATQKGVAIRFNEDEVRPMGRTARGVKGIRLDGDDQVVCMAVCDEESYLLTVTQHGYGKRTQVSQYRKIHRGGKGVIDIQTSDRNGRVIGALICHEDDEFMMVTKGGVAIRTSVSDIRSISRNTQGVRLIRLETDDAVAAIGKLPEAKEEKLSLENDEMEQGGAAVDESIEVANEENE
- the bioB gene encoding biotin synthase BioB, whose protein sequence is MTIDLQQITDLGLRGDMVPRELSQALLEDEGPDVLPMAQAAGQVRMATFGRKVKLHQINNIQNGLCPEDCGYCGQSKISDAPLNKYPIKSEDEIVEEAHAAKARGAYRYCMVASGRGPTDNRIDQLAHTVKRINQEVGIRTCLSVGIVSKKHAQVLRDAGLDRLNHNLNTSANHTPNIVTTHTYDDRIQTLRDAKSCGLEICSGIITGMGESNQDILDVAYELRDLDARSIPINFLIPIPGNPLYDFNQLSPIRCLKILCVFRFINPTAEIRIGGGREGHLRSLQALALYPANSLFIEGYLVTRGDKVDKTIQMITDAGFEIDGDIDVDADISSAEKYQIDQDPNILNPKTTVTG
- a CDS encoding DUF1080 domain-containing protein, whose protein sequence is MQKPLLIAGISLNFILLAAICVFLFIDPQNRNASNTDAPDIEEAFDLDDFRNAVIDQSQQINMLKDAIIDLSNTIGEIEKKQSSKRMIFIIHADGTTRQVEEEQLSGPEKKLLDQAAENTEADGFEKKQGDSQPILTDAPSDETLNQIETKSAESVTGGEEGFEPLFDEFNTTHPGGWIIQGLEKAGPKIEPGGVLKVGGWDYWAVISKKSFSNFILRFDARFDPKGNSGVLIHTPNKDIFKRKDRVEIQLDAKFGEPLTNKSNGAIERYAKPLSDPRGPIGSWDAYEIRYQDGRVWVKVNGVVIQDGVNLYNIEALTGRSDAGHIAIQRNDYKKSVYFKNLRIKRLPD
- a CDS encoding ATP-binding protein, with product MYPNINKNRYISQLLIVLSVLGFCFICLAILQEMNFLHRIVRNIVDLIFALFVYIFFCNFFSRFEWSKKAKLLSLIPIGLITIDCLLNIVHSISAFDEIPVLGKNSSFARMFDESFLILTILSLLAFFTYLISELEHTRLAFVEQSKNLKSEIDRRQRIEKRRRHEQQDEIVGQLAGGIAHEFNNILTIIIGNLSIAVCHVEEKHRSYLDKSLASAERASDLVSELLSFSRREQMEFSQVQLENILEQYCKIANQDVDKTIQIQFNNEPNLPPINANESKIFLILMQLTRNANEAILAKRKQNLFQEGEQGIILFDLKRVTVTQDDINHMSLLKEGSYIVLTIRDNGIGISKENQSRLFLPFFTTKEVGEGVGLDLAEVKGTVEQHNGSIRFSSQENVFTEFKIFFPAEDQ
- a CDS encoding DUF5010 domain-containing protein — protein: MRLVNVFLCVFAVTISASSQDFRPAWSPGEIAQRSSYSLEQKIVGTHYFYWYDYPKHHFYQDAAQTVDILQDHFVKPESVSYRDAAWHAEQLDDCADAGLDFILPVYWGTPDNYFKPDVSFSVEGLAPLQLAADRRIQERKQPIKIGLFYDTSTLLPSTRGELNRTEKYDLRTNVGKDIFYRTIRDFYFQIHPRHWATVEGKPLVVLYGAAFSKNHDATLYDYVYENFERDFHGVRPYIIRDMSWAQGSDATTQWGAALSGPYFFDNVVQIGAGYNDSAVPGRSTPIRKRENGNFYRWGWEKILDNSANIVLIETWNEMHEGTSICESREYGSQYIELTSEYVKRFKKGDSGNQRFSLKYPDPVPRPPSQQGSEFANEDTVSIRLGSPIEEKGIWLVRGQTDGPVKRARYADEYCIKTVEAANGYMYFSIADPFAYDVKTPIQVKYTYYDDGFVWHALEYDSHDSSATLNGAYKMAVRVECTQTKKWVTREISLEDARFVNRENGAADFRFAVGGGSFALQSVFVMK
- the yajC gene encoding preprotein translocase subunit YajC, producing MGTEQAGGMTSIMQMLMPLSICFFIFYFLLIRPQQKQREKHEQKINQLKKGDRLITAGGIYATLIGIKGDVAAIKINEDTKIEIQKSSITHIIEKSDKDNA